The Helianthus annuus cultivar XRQ/B chromosome 16, HanXRQr2.0-SUNRISE, whole genome shotgun sequence genome includes a window with the following:
- the LOC110892631 gene encoding uncharacterized protein LOC110892631: MMTKMKKAGNPVTNRAAIKKLLDSLPKEWSLQCMMIKKEFLNNPNPVTLTDLINTLRAFEMDVNKREMNTAGYQPKATQPSAGLKNVAFLASGGITPQASDLIYANASASASKAPQLVEKTITVDTQALKVSTENVALFNTFLSSYEALMSGELKKEMFTAEDMYQVDPDDMEEMDLKWQMAMITLRLKKFQDKTGKRLGLGKAGFDKSKLRCYNCKNLGHFKRDCPMLKEGNSEATHAAKQITAEENKSNASPSTPKALVVEDYDWSEEITEAKEQVNKALMAKISSESSAKHFEKQTTGIPTGNNDADQGLKGILPSVESGDKAEKDAEKGKDKVQATAMKADASKEKADKDLIPLSVKKMCAMMMETAEGQK, translated from the exons atgatgaccaaaatgaagaaaGCTGGAAATCCTGTAACCAATCGTGCTGCAATAAAGAAATTGCTTGACTCGCTCCCCAAGGAATGGAGCCTGCAGTgtatgatgatcaagaaggaaTTCCTCAACAATCCTAATCCTGTTACTCTGACAGATCTGATCAACACTCTAAGGGCATTTGAAATGGACGTAAACAAGAGAGAGATGAACACTGCTGGATATCAACCTAAAGCAACTCAACCTTCAGCAGGACTGAAGAATGTAGCGTTTCTCGCTTCAGGGGGCATTACTCCACAAGCTTCTGATCTAATTTATGCAAATGCTTCCGCAAGCGCATCTAAAGCCCCACAACTTGTTGAGAAAACGATCACTGTCGATACTCAAGCACTGAAAGTTTCAACCGAGAATGTGGCACTCTTCAACACTTTCCTAAGCAGCTATGAAGCCCTAATGTCTGGGGAATTGAAGAAGGAGATGTTTACTGCcgaagacatgtatcaggttgatccagatgatatggaagaaatggatctgaaatggcaaatggccatgatcactCTGAGATTGAAGAAGTTTCAAGACAAGACAGGCAAGCGATTAGGTCTTGGAAAAGCtggttttgacaagtctaagCTGAGGTGCTACAACTGTAAGAATCTTGGACACTTCAAGCGTGACTGTCCGATGTTGAAAGAGGGAAACAGTGAAGCTACTCATGCTGCTAAACAGATCACTGCCGAAGAGAACAAAAGCAACGCTTCTCCCAGCACGCCAAAGGCTTTGGTTGTTGAAGACTATGACTGGAGCGAAGAGATCACTGAAGCTAAGGAACAAGTCAACAAAGCACTGATGGCCAAAATCTCTAGTGAATCATCTGCAAAGCACTTTGAGAAGCAGACAACGGGAATCCCAACTGGAAACAATGATGCTGACCAGGGATTGAAAGGTATTCTGCCTTCAGTGGAGTCTGGTGATAAAGCTGAAAAAGATGCTGAGAAAGGAAAGGATAAAGTTCAAGCTACAGCCATGAAAGCAGATGCATCAAAAGAGAAGGCTgacaaagacttg ATTCCATTgagtgtaaagaagatgtgtgcgatgatGATGGAGACTGCGGAGGGTCAAAAATAG